A section of the Callithrix jacchus isolate 240 chromosome 14, calJac240_pri, whole genome shotgun sequence genome encodes:
- the LOC100411698 gene encoding glycerol-3-phosphate acyltransferase 2, mitochondrial isoform X8: MLESRLQTKPRSSPNDRETSLWSSGLGMKLEAVTPFLGKYRPFVGRCCQTCTPKSWDSLFHRSIRDLGFCNVILVKEENTRFRGWLVRRLCYFLWSLEQHIPSCQDTPQKILESTGVQNLLSGKVPGGAGEGQVPDVVKKEVQRILGHIQAPPWPFLVRLFSWALLRFLNCVFLNVQLHKGQMKMVHKAAQTGSPLVLLSTHKTLLDGILLPFVLLSQGLGVLRVAWDSRACSPSLRAPCLIRLCPMSHRALLRKLGGLFLPSEANLSLDSSEGLLARAVVQEVIDQLLVSGQPLLIFLEEPPGALGPRLSALGQAWLGFVVRAVQVGIIPDALLVPVAVTYDVVPDAPCDIYHASAPLGLWTGALAVLRSLCSHLGCSRQICSRVHLAQPFSLQEYTISARSCWGSRQTLEQLLQPILLGQCTAVPDTEKEQEWTPITGPLLALKEEDQLLVRRLSHHVLSASVASSAMMSTAIMATLLLFKHQKGVFLSQLLGEFSWLTEEILLRGFDVGFSGQLRSLLQHTLSLLRAHVALLRIRQGDLLVVPRPGPGLAHLARLSAELLPVFLSEAVGACAVRGLLVGRVPPQGPWELQGIELLSQNELYRQILLLMHLLPQELLLLQPCQSSYCYCQEVLDRLIQCGLLVAEESLATQSSFFSSSRPPPMKKGSLSVWTQSSPSVLSGPSET, encoded by the exons ATGTTGGAAAGCAGACTCCAGACCAAACCAAGGAGCAGCCCCAATGACCGAGAG ACTAGCCTGTGGTCCTCAGGCCTtgggatgaagctggaggctgtCACCCCATTCCTGGGCAAGTATCGTCCCTTTGTGGGTCGCTGCTGCCAGACCTGCACCCCCAAGAGCTGG GATTCCCTCTTCCACAGAAGCATAAGGGACCTAGGCTTTTGCAATGTGATTCTGGTGAAGGAGGAGAACACCAG GTTTCGGGGCTGGCTGGTTCGGAGGCTCTGCTATTTCCTGTGGTCCCTGGAGCAGCACATCCCCTCCTGCCAGGATACCCCACAGAAGATCCTGGAAAGCACTGG GGTACAGAACCTTCTCTCAGGGAAGGTTCCAGGAGGTGCTGGGGAAGGCCAGGTGCCTGACGTTGTGAAGAAAGAGGTACAGCGCATCCTGGGTCACATCCAGGCCCCACCCTGGCCCTTCCTGGTCAG GCTGTTCAGCTGGGCGCTGCTGCGGTTTCTGAACTGCGTCTTCCTGAATGTGCAGCTCCACAAGGGTCAGATGAAGATGGTCCACAAGGCCGCCCAGACG GGTTCACCGCTTGTCCTCCTCTCTACTCACAAAACCCTCCTGGATGGGATCCTGCTGCCCTTTGTGCTGCTCTCCCAGGGCCTGGGTGTGCTCCGTGTGGCCTGGGACTCCCGTGCCTGCTCCCCTTCCCTCAG AGCCCCTTGCCTTATCAGGCTCTGCCCTATGTCGCACAGAGCTCTGCTGAGGAAGCTTGGGGGGCTTTTCCTGCCCTCAGAGGCCAACCTCTCCCTGGACAGCTCTGAGGGGCTCCTTGCAAGGGCCGTGGTCCAGGAG GTCATAGATCAGCTGCTGGTCAGTGGGCAGCCCCTGCTCATCTTCTTGGAGGAACCTCCTGGGGCCCTAGGGCCACGGCTGTCAGCCCTGGGCCAGGCTTGGCTGGGATTTGTGGTAAGGGCAGTCCAGGTGGGCATCATCCCAGATGCTCTGCTGGTACCAGTGGCTGTCACCTATGATGTGGTTCCGGATGCACCATGTGACATATACCAT GCCTCAGCCCCCCTTGGGCTGTGGACAGGAGCTCTGGCTGTCCTGCGGAGCCTCTGCAGCCACTTGGGCTGCAGCCGTCAGATCTGCTCCCGGGTGCACCTAGCTCAGCCCTTCTCCCTGCAG GAATACACCATCAGTGCCAGAAGCTGCTGGGGCAGCAGGCAGACCCTGGAGCAGCTACTGCAGCCCATCTTGCTGGGCCAATG TACTGCTGTTCCAGACACTGAGAAGGAGCAGGAGTGGACCCCCATAACTGGGCCCCTCCTGGCCCTTAAGGAAGAGGACCAGCTCCTGGTCAGGAGACTGAGCCATCATGTCCTGAGTG CCAGTGTGGCGAGCTCTGCCATGATGAGCACGGCCATCATGGCGACACTGCTGCTCTTCAAGCACCAGAAG GGCGTGTTCCTGTCGCAGCTCCTGGGAGAGTTCTCCTGGCTGACGGAGGAGATACTGTTGCGTGGCTTTGATGTAGGCTTCTCTGGTCAGCTGCGGAGCCTACTGCAGCACACTCTGAGTCTGCTGCGGGCGCATGTGGCTCTGCTACGCATCCGCCAGGGGGATTTGCTAGTGGTGCCACGGCCCGGCCCAGGCCTTGCGCACCTGGCACGGCTGAGTGCTGAGCTGCTGCCCGTCTTCCTGAGTGAGGCTGTGGGCG cctgtgCGGTGCGGGGGCTGCTGGTAGGCAGAGTGCCGCCCCAGGGGCCCTGGGAGCTGCAGGGCATAGAGCTGCTGAGCCAGAACGAGCTGTACCGCCAGATCCTGCTGCTGATGCATCTGCTGCCGCAAGAGCTGCTGCTCCTGCAG CCCTGCCAGTCTTCCTACTGTTACTGTCAGGAGGTGCTCGACCGGCTCATCCAATGTGGGCTCCTGGTTGCTGAGGAG AGTCTGGCTACACAAAGCAGCTTTTTCAGTTCCTCCAGGCCACCGCCCATGAAGAAGGGATCTTTG AGTGTGTGGACCCAAAGCTCGCCATCAGTGCTATCTGGACCTTCAGAGACCTAG
- the LOC100411698 gene encoding glycerol-3-phosphate acyltransferase 2, mitochondrial isoform X9, which produces MLESRLQTKPRSSPNDRETSLWSSGLGMKLEAVTPFLGKYRPFVGRCCQTCTPKSWDSLFHRSIRDLGFCNVILVKEENTRFRGWLVRRLCYFLWSLEQHIPSCQDTPQKILESTGVQNLLSGKVPGGAGEGQVPDVVKKEVQRILGHIQAPPWPFLVRLFSWALLRFLNCVFLNVQLHKGQMKMVHKAAQTGSPLVLLSTHKTLLDGILLPFVLLSQGLGVLRVAWDSRACSPSLRAPCLIRLCPMSHRALLRKLGGLFLPSEANLSLDSSEGLLARAVVQEVIDQLLVSGQPLLIFLEEPPGALGPRLSALGQAWLGFVVRAVQVGIIPDALLVPVAVTYDVVPDAPCDIYHASAPLGLWTGALAVLRSLCSHLGCSRQICSRVHLAQPFSLQEYTISARSCWGSRQTLEQLLQPILLGQCTAVPDTEKEQEWTPITGPLLALKEEDQLLVRRLSHHVLSASVASSAMMSTAIMATLLLFKHQKGVFLSQLLGEFSWLTEEILLRGFDVGFSGQLRSLLQHTLSLLRAHVALLRIRQGDLLVVPRPGPGLAHLARLSAELLPVFLSEAVGACAVRGLLVGRVPPQGPWELQGIELLSQNELYRQILLLMHLLPQELLLLQPCQSSYCYCQEVLDRLIQCGLLVAEEGCCH; this is translated from the exons ATGTTGGAAAGCAGACTCCAGACCAAACCAAGGAGCAGCCCCAATGACCGAGAG ACTAGCCTGTGGTCCTCAGGCCTtgggatgaagctggaggctgtCACCCCATTCCTGGGCAAGTATCGTCCCTTTGTGGGTCGCTGCTGCCAGACCTGCACCCCCAAGAGCTGG GATTCCCTCTTCCACAGAAGCATAAGGGACCTAGGCTTTTGCAATGTGATTCTGGTGAAGGAGGAGAACACCAG GTTTCGGGGCTGGCTGGTTCGGAGGCTCTGCTATTTCCTGTGGTCCCTGGAGCAGCACATCCCCTCCTGCCAGGATACCCCACAGAAGATCCTGGAAAGCACTGG GGTACAGAACCTTCTCTCAGGGAAGGTTCCAGGAGGTGCTGGGGAAGGCCAGGTGCCTGACGTTGTGAAGAAAGAGGTACAGCGCATCCTGGGTCACATCCAGGCCCCACCCTGGCCCTTCCTGGTCAG GCTGTTCAGCTGGGCGCTGCTGCGGTTTCTGAACTGCGTCTTCCTGAATGTGCAGCTCCACAAGGGTCAGATGAAGATGGTCCACAAGGCCGCCCAGACG GGTTCACCGCTTGTCCTCCTCTCTACTCACAAAACCCTCCTGGATGGGATCCTGCTGCCCTTTGTGCTGCTCTCCCAGGGCCTGGGTGTGCTCCGTGTGGCCTGGGACTCCCGTGCCTGCTCCCCTTCCCTCAG AGCCCCTTGCCTTATCAGGCTCTGCCCTATGTCGCACAGAGCTCTGCTGAGGAAGCTTGGGGGGCTTTTCCTGCCCTCAGAGGCCAACCTCTCCCTGGACAGCTCTGAGGGGCTCCTTGCAAGGGCCGTGGTCCAGGAG GTCATAGATCAGCTGCTGGTCAGTGGGCAGCCCCTGCTCATCTTCTTGGAGGAACCTCCTGGGGCCCTAGGGCCACGGCTGTCAGCCCTGGGCCAGGCTTGGCTGGGATTTGTGGTAAGGGCAGTCCAGGTGGGCATCATCCCAGATGCTCTGCTGGTACCAGTGGCTGTCACCTATGATGTGGTTCCGGATGCACCATGTGACATATACCAT GCCTCAGCCCCCCTTGGGCTGTGGACAGGAGCTCTGGCTGTCCTGCGGAGCCTCTGCAGCCACTTGGGCTGCAGCCGTCAGATCTGCTCCCGGGTGCACCTAGCTCAGCCCTTCTCCCTGCAG GAATACACCATCAGTGCCAGAAGCTGCTGGGGCAGCAGGCAGACCCTGGAGCAGCTACTGCAGCCCATCTTGCTGGGCCAATG TACTGCTGTTCCAGACACTGAGAAGGAGCAGGAGTGGACCCCCATAACTGGGCCCCTCCTGGCCCTTAAGGAAGAGGACCAGCTCCTGGTCAGGAGACTGAGCCATCATGTCCTGAGTG CCAGTGTGGCGAGCTCTGCCATGATGAGCACGGCCATCATGGCGACACTGCTGCTCTTCAAGCACCAGAAG GGCGTGTTCCTGTCGCAGCTCCTGGGAGAGTTCTCCTGGCTGACGGAGGAGATACTGTTGCGTGGCTTTGATGTAGGCTTCTCTGGTCAGCTGCGGAGCCTACTGCAGCACACTCTGAGTCTGCTGCGGGCGCATGTGGCTCTGCTACGCATCCGCCAGGGGGATTTGCTAGTGGTGCCACGGCCCGGCCCAGGCCTTGCGCACCTGGCACGGCTGAGTGCTGAGCTGCTGCCCGTCTTCCTGAGTGAGGCTGTGGGCG cctgtgCGGTGCGGGGGCTGCTGGTAGGCAGAGTGCCGCCCCAGGGGCCCTGGGAGCTGCAGGGCATAGAGCTGCTGAGCCAGAACGAGCTGTACCGCCAGATCCTGCTGCTGATGCATCTGCTGCCGCAAGAGCTGCTGCTCCTGCAG CCCTGCCAGTCTTCCTACTGTTACTGTCAGGAGGTGCTCGACCGGCTCATCCAATGTGGGCTCCTGGTTGCTGAGGAG GGCTGCTGCCACTGA